A window from Pseudobutyrivibrio ruminis HUN009 encodes these proteins:
- a CDS encoding phosphopantetheine-binding protein, producing the protein MNDLLEILEDLHPEVDFETATDLVDGGILDSFDIVSLISEINETFDVTIGAAELTPENFNSAEAIYALIKEKLDDED; encoded by the coding sequence ATGAATGATTTATTAGAGATTTTGGAGGATTTACATCCTGAGGTTGACTTTGAGACAGCCACAGATTTAGTTGATGGAGGTATCCTTGATTCCTTCGACATAGTTTCACTTATCTCAGAGATTAACGAGACATTTGATGTTACTATTGGAGCTGCAGAGCTCACACCAGAGAACTTCAATTCCGCAGAAGCAATCTATGCTTTGATTAAGGAAAAGCTAGACGACGAGGACTAA
- a CDS encoding MBOAT family O-acyltransferase → MLFTSYGFIGFLLAVFVLYYLIPKKMQWPFLLIASYIFYFIADPRYLIFIAITTVTTFYGAKVISDKKVAFDGWFKEHKKEYEKEERKALKAKEHSAEKKIFLACLLFNLGILAVTKYTNFTIANINSLLSAFGRADGISFVDLIIPMGISFYTFQSMGYLIDVYNGKHEAQDNLFKFALFVSFFPQLVQGPISRYHDLSQTLYEEHSFNWKTVSFGLERILWGFFKKLVIADRILVAVQAIIADTDTYNGFYAFAGAMFYALELYADFTGGIDITIGVAETMGIKVTENFIRPYFSKNIKEYWNRWHITMGTWFTDYIFYPISASQFMMKLSKKSRARLGNNLGKRVPVYLSSFIVWFTTGIWHGASWNFIVWGLGNFVVIMISQELEPFYRWFHSKVHVRGTFGWRLFQVIRTVLIMSSLRMFDCYRDVPLTFKMFGSIFSQSSLSQINAEAFIGMGLTGFDYLVVFVGMLILVTVSLIGRSGSVREKIYGLAAPVRFIIWYGLFMATLVFGAYGIGYSASQFIYNQF, encoded by the coding sequence ATGCTTTTTACTTCATATGGATTTATAGGATTTTTGCTGGCAGTATTTGTGCTGTATTATTTGATTCCTAAAAAGATGCAGTGGCCTTTTTTACTTATTGCCAGCTACATTTTTTATTTCATAGCAGATCCTAGATATTTGATTTTCATTGCTATCACAACAGTTACTACCTTTTATGGTGCAAAGGTTATCTCAGATAAAAAGGTGGCCTTTGATGGATGGTTTAAGGAGCATAAAAAGGAATATGAAAAGGAAGAACGTAAGGCCCTAAAGGCAAAGGAGCATAGCGCTGAAAAGAAAATCTTTTTAGCATGCCTTCTTTTCAATTTAGGCATACTTGCAGTTACGAAATATACAAACTTCACCATTGCCAATATAAATTCCTTACTATCTGCCTTTGGTAGAGCAGATGGGATTTCTTTTGTAGATTTAATCATTCCAATGGGAATATCTTTCTACACATTCCAGTCTATGGGATATCTTATTGATGTTTATAACGGCAAGCATGAAGCACAGGATAACCTTTTCAAGTTCGCTTTATTCGTATCATTTTTCCCACAGCTTGTGCAGGGACCAATCAGTAGATATCACGATTTGAGCCAGACTCTTTATGAGGAGCATAGCTTCAATTGGAAGACAGTGAGCTTTGGATTAGAGCGTATTCTGTGGGGCTTTTTCAAAAAGCTTGTTATCGCAGATAGAATCCTTGTGGCTGTTCAGGCAATCATTGCAGACACAGATACCTACAACGGTTTCTATGCATTTGCTGGCGCAATGTTTTATGCACTTGAGCTTTATGCAGATTTCACCGGTGGAATCGATATTACTATTGGTGTGGCAGAGACTATGGGAATCAAGGTTACAGAGAACTTTATTCGCCCATACTTCTCAAAGAATATCAAGGAATACTGGAATAGATGGCATATTACCATGGGAACATGGTTCACTGATTACATTTTCTATCCAATCAGTGCCAGCCAGTTTATGATGAAGCTTTCAAAGAAGAGTAGAGCACGCCTTGGAAACAATCTTGGTAAGAGAGTGCCTGTATATCTTTCAAGCTTTATTGTATGGTTTACAACAGGTATTTGGCATGGAGCAAGCTGGAACTTTATTGTATGGGGACTTGGCAACTTTGTAGTTATCATGATTTCTCAGGAGCTTGAGCCATTTTATCGCTGGTTCCATTCAAAGGTTCATGTGCGAGGCACATTTGGCTGGAGATTGTTCCAGGTAATCAGAACTGTTCTTATTATGTCCAGCCTTCGTATGTTTGATTGTTACAGAGATGTTCCACTTACATTCAAAATGTTTGGAAGCATATTCAGCCAGTCAAGCCTTAGCCAGATAAATGCCGAGGCTTTCATTGGTATGGGGCTTACAGGATTCGATTATCTTGTAGTTTTTGTGGGGATGCTTATTCTTGTAACAGTCAGCCTTATTGGACGAAGTGGAAGTGTGCGTGAAAAGATTTATGGACTTGCTGCACCTGTTCGTTTCATTATTTGGTATGGACTATTTATGGCTACATTAGTATTCGGTGCATATGGCATCGGTTATTCAGCTAGCCAATTTATTTACAATCAGTTTTAG
- a CDS encoding SGNH/GDSL hydrolase family protein — protein sequence MMKKFIAIILSLVIALTGIFLASKLLEPKYMSGILEGAMIQEYYDDPTDHNVVFIGDCELYENISPVYLWENYGINSYIRGSAQQLIWQSYYLAEETVKMEHPDVIVFNVLSMKYNEPQNEAYNRMTLDGMKWSSSKVNSIKASMTDEENFIDYVFPILRYHSRWSDLSAEDFKYMFHRDKVSFNGYYMRVDVKAAENVPEGRPLADYQFGDNSYYYLDKLTKLCKENDVKLVLVKAPTLYPYWYDEWDQQIKDYASANGLDYINFLELQDELGLDWSQDTYDGGLHLNLAGAEKLSDYVGNMLTTEYGIPDRRDESALNEYWDKVIERYNAEIERQTTNIKLYGTVHGPEEQ from the coding sequence ATGATGAAAAAGTTTATAGCGATTATATTATCTTTAGTCATTGCTCTCACCGGCATCTTTCTTGCCTCCAAGCTGCTTGAGCCTAAATATATGTCAGGCATTTTGGAAGGAGCAATGATTCAGGAATACTATGATGATCCTACAGATCATAATGTGGTATTCATTGGCGATTGTGAATTATACGAAAACATTTCTCCTGTTTATCTTTGGGAGAATTATGGTATCAATTCATATATAAGAGGAAGTGCCCAGCAGTTGATTTGGCAGTCATATTATCTTGCTGAGGAGACAGTCAAAATGGAGCATCCTGATGTGATTGTTTTCAACGTGCTTTCTATGAAATATAACGAGCCACAGAACGAGGCATATAACAGAATGACTTTGGACGGCATGAAATGGTCATCAAGCAAAGTAAATTCCATAAAAGCTTCAATGACAGATGAGGAAAACTTTATTGACTATGTTTTCCCTATTCTTAGATATCACTCTAGGTGGAGTGATTTATCTGCAGAAGATTTTAAATACATGTTCCACAGAGATAAGGTTTCCTTCAACGGATATTATATGCGAGTGGATGTAAAAGCTGCAGAGAACGTGCCAGAGGGAAGACCTCTTGCGGATTATCAGTTTGGCGACAATTCTTACTATTACCTTGATAAGTTAACAAAGCTTTGCAAGGAAAATGATGTTAAGCTTGTCCTTGTAAAGGCGCCTACACTTTATCCTTATTGGTATGATGAGTGGGACCAGCAGATTAAGGACTATGCATCAGCTAATGGTTTGGACTACATCAATTTCCTAGAGCTTCAGGATGAGCTTGGTCTTGATTGGAGCCAGGATACGTATGATGGCGGTCTTCATTTAAATTTGGCAGGAGCAGAGAAGCTTTCTGATTATGTGGGAAACATGCTTACCACTGAGTACGGCATTCCAGATAGAAGAGACGAGAGTGCTCTCAATGAATACTGGGATAAGGTAATTGAAAGATACAATGCTGAGATAGAAAGGCAAACTACGAATATTAAGCTATATGGCACTGTCCATGGCCCAGAAGAACAGTAG
- a CDS encoding flagellin, giving the protein MRIQSNVNTAQYQNTINKRKETEEQQKKASKELSTGKKVNTAADDAAALSISQQIMKEAKSLTTGSSNISYGIDATNIADGALSNITDSLGDIEQNTVRAMNGLYSESDRAILQEANEQSVATINQTINQAQYNEKNLLDGSTGDINIYTGTSSTTIQEADAKAAIADLENFDVSGNGNNISTDALDNAYSSISDMRSQIGAETNGLSAAYNVNNNTAENLTSAQAQKEDADFYESVTKMKSSGVVGAAQNMALKNQMESQENLVSKMFQ; this is encoded by the coding sequence ATGAGGATTCAATCTAATGTAAACACAGCACAGTATCAGAACACAATTAATAAAAGAAAGGAAACTGAGGAGCAGCAGAAGAAAGCTTCAAAGGAACTTTCAACAGGTAAAAAAGTAAATACAGCGGCAGATGATGCAGCAGCATTATCAATTTCACAGCAGATTATGAAAGAGGCTAAGTCCCTTACAACAGGTAGTAGCAATATTTCCTATGGAATAGACGCTACCAACATTGCAGATGGAGCCCTTTCTAATATTACAGATTCTCTTGGAGATATTGAGCAGAACACAGTTCGAGCAATGAATGGTCTCTATTCAGAAAGCGACAGAGCTATTCTTCAGGAGGCAAATGAGCAGTCTGTAGCCACAATTAATCAGACTATTAATCAGGCACAGTACAATGAAAAGAATCTACTTGATGGTTCAACAGGAGATATAAATATCTACACTGGTACATCAAGCACTACAATTCAGGAAGCAGATGCAAAGGCTGCAATTGCTGATTTAGAAAACTTTGATGTTTCTGGAAATGGAAATAATATCAGCACTGATGCTTTGGATAATGCATATTCTTCAATAAGTGATATGCGTAGTCAGATTGGTGCCGAGACAAATGGCTTATCAGCTGCCTATAATGTAAACAACAATACAGCTGAGAATCTTACAAGTGCACAGGCTCAGAAAGAAGATGCTGATTTTTACGAGTCAGTTACTAAAATGAAGTCAAGTGGAGTGGTTGGAGCTGCCCAGAATATGGCTTTAAAGAATCAGATGGAAAGCCAGGAAAATCTTGTATCAAAGATGTTCCAATAA
- a CDS encoding NAD(P)/FAD-dependent oxidoreductase — MERFDIAVIGTGPAGLEAAITAKVRNKSVLLIGGKGSSDKVSKAHTIQNYLGLPDVAGADMAKAFLDHATGMGIEITEDKVNAVYSMGQYFAIQCHNGDYEASSVIIAAGMTTMKPFPGEMENLGRGVSYCATCDAALYKGKTAIILAYSEEDEPEAEFLAERADTVYYLPQYEYNGNLSGNIKVTCDVKPGTIEMKDGTAVLTTDGDTFSADGIFILRQQIAPSQLVPGLKMDGNHVEVDRQMNTNIKGLFACGDITGTPYQYIKAAGEGNVAALSAVSYLNELKKAQN, encoded by the coding sequence ATGGAAAGATTTGATATTGCAGTTATCGGTACAGGCCCTGCTGGATTAGAGGCAGCTATTACAGCAAAGGTTAGAAATAAATCAGTACTTCTTATTGGAGGAAAGGGTTCTTCTGATAAGGTTTCGAAGGCACACACTATTCAGAATTACTTAGGTTTACCTGATGTAGCTGGTGCGGATATGGCAAAGGCTTTTCTTGATCATGCTACAGGAATGGGCATTGAAATCACAGAAGACAAGGTAAATGCCGTTTATTCAATGGGGCAGTATTTTGCAATTCAGTGCCATAATGGTGATTATGAAGCAAGCTCAGTTATTATTGCAGCTGGTATGACTACAATGAAGCCATTCCCTGGTGAAATGGAAAACCTTGGAAGAGGTGTAAGCTATTGCGCAACATGTGATGCTGCTTTGTATAAGGGAAAGACAGCAATCATCCTTGCTTACAGTGAAGAGGATGAGCCAGAGGCTGAATTCTTAGCAGAGAGAGCTGACACAGTTTATTATTTGCCACAATACGAGTATAATGGAAATCTAAGTGGTAATATTAAGGTAACATGCGATGTAAAGCCAGGCACAATCGAGATGAAGGATGGTACGGCTGTTCTTACAACAGATGGCGATACATTCTCAGCAGATGGAATCTTTATTTTAAGACAGCAGATTGCTCCATCACAGCTTGTTCCAGGTTTAAAGATGGATGGAAATCACGTTGAAGTAGACCGTCAGATGAATACAAACATCAAAGGTTTATTTGCATGTGGCGATATTACTGGTACACCATATCAGTACATTAAGGCCGCTGGTGAAGGAAATGTAGCAGCACTTTCAGCTGTTTCATATTTAAATGAATTAAAAAAAGCGCAAAATTAG
- the trxA gene encoding thioredoxin, with the protein MVKKINQDEFKSMDKSGVSVLDFNATWCGPCKMLAPVLEEVSEELSGKANFYSVDTDDNPDLAREYGIMNIPAIVVLKDGEKVDMNVGFVPKEALSDFVSKNL; encoded by the coding sequence ATGGTAAAGAAAATTAATCAGGATGAATTTAAGTCAATGGACAAGTCAGGTGTTTCTGTTTTAGACTTCAATGCAACATGGTGTGGTCCATGTAAGATGCTTGCTCCAGTTTTGGAGGAGGTTTCTGAAGAGCTTTCTGGCAAGGCTAACTTCTACAGTGTTGATACTGATGATAATCCAGATTTAGCAAGAGAATATGGTATTATGAATATTCCTGCAATCGTTGTTTTAAAGGATGGCGAAAAGGTTGACATGAACGTTGGTTTCGTTCCAAAGGAAGCACTTTCTGACTTTGTGTCTAAGAACTTATAA
- a CDS encoding MarR family winged helix-turn-helix transcriptional regulator, translated as MSDKFDCLKISNQLCFPLYACSKEIVKRYKPYLDPIDLTYTQYITMMVVWEEKEITVKALGDKLFLDSGTLTPVLKKLEQKGYVKRSRSKDDERNLIITLTDKGLELKKQACEIPAKMGKCVSLSPEESSQLYSLLYKILGSFPEEAN; from the coding sequence ATGAGTGATAAATTTGATTGCTTGAAAATTTCAAATCAGCTTTGTTTTCCGCTGTATGCTTGTTCAAAGGAGATTGTAAAGAGATATAAGCCATATCTTGACCCAATCGATCTTACATACACACAGTACATTACAATGATGGTAGTTTGGGAAGAAAAGGAGATTACTGTTAAGGCTCTTGGAGACAAATTGTTCCTTGATTCTGGCACACTTACTCCAGTTCTCAAGAAGCTTGAGCAGAAGGGTTATGTTAAGAGAAGTCGTTCAAAGGATGATGAAAGAAATCTTATCATCACACTTACTGACAAGGGATTGGAATTAAAAAAGCAGGCATGTGAAATACCTGCTAAGATGGGCAAATGTGTAAGTTTATCACCAGAGGAATCTTCACAGCTTTACAGTTTGCTATACAAGATTCTTGGATCTTTCCCAGAAGAAGCTAATTAA
- a CDS encoding tetratricopeptide repeat protein: protein MASSEQIAKEYYDKGMYLVHSNNLEPGIDNLNMAASVYEELQDYKQYILTLRGLAIAYGIMGYDSKMLHKCLNALDIIDKHQILGAKHFFYTTICNRYMILGDYDSAANYGKMALQDLEDHGDDFPNEPHSYLVACLNLAYCYLHVHRYAEAESYLKRGSEIATKNDMHHHDLSLSVLEANLHHRMGDNQYVYDHIDELVTFIKSSKITIQDYIEDLKLLIETFCGMKEYDRAEAVALSLDSSATIANNIHMKLEASKLYMMVYRNSGDTEKYQQACVRFAEGTIEVADTEATQHLLEMDTAIALSIADTPIELL, encoded by the coding sequence ATGGCTAGTTCAGAACAAATTGCAAAAGAGTATTATGACAAGGGAATGTATTTAGTCCATTCAAACAACCTTGAGCCAGGTATTGACAATCTTAATATGGCTGCAAGCGTCTATGAAGAATTACAAGATTATAAGCAATACATCCTCACTCTCAGAGGTCTTGCTATTGCTTATGGAATTATGGGCTATGATAGTAAGATGCTTCATAAGTGTCTAAACGCTCTTGATATTATTGATAAGCATCAAATACTTGGTGCGAAGCATTTCTTCTATACCACTATTTGTAATCGTTATATGATACTAGGCGATTACGATAGTGCTGCTAACTATGGAAAGATGGCTCTTCAGGATTTGGAAGACCACGGAGATGATTTTCCAAACGAACCTCATTCTTATTTAGTAGCCTGCCTTAACCTTGCCTATTGCTACTTACATGTGCACAGATATGCAGAAGCTGAAAGCTATTTAAAACGAGGTTCTGAAATAGCCACCAAAAACGACATGCACCATCACGACCTTAGTCTTTCTGTCTTGGAAGCAAACTTACATCATCGCATGGGCGATAATCAATATGTATATGACCATATAGACGAATTGGTAACCTTTATTAAAAGCTCAAAAATCACTATTCAGGATTACATCGAGGACTTGAAGCTCCTTATTGAGACCTTCTGTGGAATGAAAGAATATGACCGTGCTGAGGCTGTGGCTCTTAGCTTGGATTCTTCCGCAACAATTGCCAACAACATTCATATGAAGCTAGAAGCTTCGAAGCTTTATATGATGGTATATCGCAACAGTGGTGATACAGAAAAATACCAACAGGCTTGCGTTCGCTTTGCTGAAGGTACAATCGAAGTTGCAGATACAGAAGCCACACAACATCTACTTGAGATGGACACTGCCATCGCTTTGTCTATTGCAGATACTCCAATAGAACTTTTATAA
- a CDS encoding ATP-binding protein: MCIGTQLGITKNLFTKEKYSLVLTLMLLILGFIAFIIGLVVRATYGRTMPLFYAGWVVMCAGMWSLAESNVRQFIAPNFSLLSYMTYLSLMMLPFAMAFYFDRLQEGRYRIFYLIVSVLDVFCGYIAIMLQFFNNTDLINVLPYAFVAIVLTMLIFIISIVIDFIQGRLKDNWPELVGVAGALIAGFAQILSYNSRPTTVERGILLFGLLFFIVMSYFRALTDVRTMERDMYAAVKAQDASTAFLTRMSHEMRTPINAILGMNKMILRESREDNILDYARDVNSAGNYLLGIVNEVLDLAKVSAGKIEIVDEEYELMDMVRECYALVRPRAKASRLSFEVDMSDVLPEKLKGDKEHIIQVVTNLLTNAVKYTPEGRITLSVQGKISEGKLLLIITVRDTGIGVAEESIPYLFDSFKRVGEFAQSKIEGTGLGLTITKQLVDLMHGQIAVESELGKGTSFTVVIPQEICSVEPCGTFSMGPNGDRRVADRHEVFDVIGAILVVDDVAINLRVFSMLLNNTDVTVDTAISGAEAIEKIKRTKYDIIFIDHLMPGMDGLQLKEIMDTIENNPNKDTPLIMQTANAVVGAKEEYEGLGFSDYIEKPIKEEELKKLLRKYMI, from the coding sequence ATGTGCATAGGAACCCAACTTGGTATCACCAAGAATCTCTTTACTAAAGAGAAGTATTCGCTAGTTTTAACATTGATGCTACTTATACTTGGATTTATTGCATTTATAATTGGCCTGGTTGTAAGAGCTACTTATGGAAGGACCATGCCTTTGTTCTACGCTGGCTGGGTAGTTATGTGTGCAGGAATGTGGTCACTTGCCGAATCCAATGTAAGGCAGTTTATAGCCCCAAACTTTTCACTTTTGTCATATATGACATATCTAAGCTTGATGATGCTTCCATTTGCTATGGCATTTTATTTTGACAGGCTTCAGGAAGGACGCTATCGTATTTTCTATTTGATAGTTTCAGTGCTTGATGTATTTTGTGGCTATATAGCAATAATGCTTCAGTTCTTTAATAACACTGATTTAATTAATGTGTTGCCATATGCTTTTGTTGCTATTGTACTTACAATGCTAATATTTATTATTTCCATTGTCATAGATTTTATCCAAGGACGCTTGAAAGATAATTGGCCAGAATTGGTTGGGGTAGCGGGAGCTCTTATAGCTGGTTTTGCACAGATTCTTTCCTACAACAGTAGACCGACTACTGTGGAAAGAGGAATCCTCTTATTTGGCTTGCTGTTCTTTATTGTTATGTCATATTTCCGAGCACTCACAGATGTGCGTACTATGGAAAGAGACATGTATGCAGCAGTTAAGGCACAGGATGCCAGCACAGCATTCCTTACAAGAATGAGCCATGAAATGAGAACGCCTATCAATGCAATCCTAGGAATGAATAAAATGATTCTTAGAGAGAGCAGAGAGGATAATATTTTGGATTATGCCCGTGATGTTAACAGCGCCGGCAACTATCTGCTTGGAATAGTAAACGAGGTACTGGATCTTGCTAAGGTAAGTGCAGGCAAGATAGAGATAGTAGATGAAGAGTACGAATTAATGGATATGGTGCGTGAGTGTTACGCACTTGTTCGCCCTAGAGCAAAGGCTAGTCGATTATCCTTTGAAGTGGATATGAGTGACGTGCTTCCAGAAAAGCTAAAGGGCGACAAGGAGCACATCATACAGGTAGTAACAAACCTTCTTACTAACGCAGTTAAATATACACCTGAGGGAAGAATAACACTTTCTGTTCAGGGAAAGATATCAGAAGGCAAGCTTCTGTTGATAATCACTGTAAGAGATACAGGAATAGGTGTAGCGGAAGAAAGCATCCCATATTTGTTTGATTCATTCAAGCGAGTAGGGGAGTTTGCACAAAGCAAAATCGAGGGAACCGGTCTTGGTCTTACAATTACTAAGCAGCTTGTAGATTTGATGCATGGACAGATAGCTGTAGAATCAGAATTAGGTAAGGGCACGTCATTTACAGTTGTAATCCCACAGGAGATATGCTCAGTGGAACCATGTGGCACATTCTCTATGGGACCTAATGGCGACAGACGTGTGGCTGACAGACATGAAGTATTTGATGTGATTGGCGCAATACTTGTAGTAGATGATGTAGCTATAAACTTAAGAGTGTTCTCGATGCTATTAAATAATACTGATGTTACTGTTGATACAGCAATCAGTGGAGCAGAAGCAATAGAGAAGATAAAACGAACAAAATATGATATTATATTTATTGACCATTTGATGCCTGGCATGGATGGACTCCAGTTAAAGGAGATTATGGATACAATAGAGAATAATCCAAACAAGGATACACCTCTTATCATGCAGACAGCAAATGCAGTTGTAGGCGCTAAAGAAGAATACGAGGGTCTTGGTTTTAGCGACTACATCGAAAAACCAATCAAAGAAGAGGAGCTTAAAAAGCTTCTCAGAAAATACATGATATAA
- a CDS encoding acyl-CoA thioesterase — protein sequence MAKQEIEVAGAKRQIKITPFEHHTKYHETDQQGIIHTSNYLNWIEDARMNLMEQMGLSFKQMLDMEITSPVISHSIEYRSQVKFDETIVVDTKLVSYDGHEMEVAYRIYDKSTGEDRAVAKTRHCFMNKSGIPISMKRAYPELDTKFFEFK from the coding sequence ATGGCAAAACAAGAAATTGAAGTTGCTGGTGCTAAAAGGCAGATAAAGATTACCCCTTTTGAGCATCACACAAAATATCACGAGACAGATCAGCAGGGAATCATCCATACATCTAATTATCTGAATTGGATTGAGGATGCTAGAATGAATCTTATGGAGCAGATGGGACTTTCTTTTAAGCAGATGCTTGATATGGAAATCACCTCCCCTGTAATCTCTCATTCTATCGAATATAGAAGTCAGGTAAAGTTTGATGAGACAATTGTTGTAGATACTAAATTGGTTTCCTACGATGGTCATGAAATGGAAGTGGCTTATCGTATTTACGATAAGTCTACTGGAGAAGACCGTGCCGTAGCAAAGACTAGACACTGCTTTATGAATAAATCAGGAATCCCTATTTCTATGAAGAGGGCTTATCCTGAGCTTGATACAAAGTTCTTTGAATTTAAATAA
- a CDS encoding butyryl-CoA:acetate CoA-transferase has translation MDFQAEYKKKLTTAAEAVKVVKSGDWVDYGWCTGTPDALDKALAERTDELRDVKVRGGILMKLPAIFEREDAGEHFCWNSWHMGGIERKLIARGCSYYAPIRYSELPRYYREHIEPNDVLMIQTTTMDNHGYFNFGPNASHLMAAVEKSKHIIVEVNKNMPRCLGGFEEGVHISKVDAIVEGDNPAILEMGGGAAPTDVDKAVAKLIVEEIPNGACLQLGIGGMPNTVGAMIADSDLKDLGVHTEMYVDAFVDIAKAGKINGSKKNIDRFRQTYAFGAGTKKMYDYMDENPELMSAPVDYTNDIRQISALDNFISINNAVDVDLFGQINAESAGTKHISGAGGQLDFVLGAYLSNGGKSFVCLSSTFTTKDGTVKSRIRPTLAEGSIVTDTRANTHYLVTEYGKVCLKGLSAWERAEKIIGIAHPDFRDELIAEAEKMHIWRRSNK, from the coding sequence ATGGATTTTCAGGCTGAGTATAAGAAGAAGCTGACTACAGCAGCTGAGGCTGTAAAGGTAGTAAAAAGTGGGGATTGGGTTGATTATGGCTGGTGTACTGGCACACCAGATGCTTTGGATAAGGCTTTAGCTGAACGTACTGATGAGCTTAGAGATGTAAAGGTTCGTGGCGGTATTCTGATGAAGTTGCCTGCAATTTTTGAGCGCGAGGATGCAGGTGAGCATTTCTGCTGGAACTCATGGCATATGGGTGGTATTGAGAGAAAGCTTATTGCAAGAGGTTGCTCTTACTATGCACCAATTAGATACTCTGAGCTTCCTAGATACTATAGAGAGCATATTGAGCCAAATGATGTTCTTATGATTCAGACTACTACAATGGATAACCATGGCTATTTCAACTTTGGTCCTAACGCTTCACATCTTATGGCTGCAGTTGAAAAGTCAAAGCACATCATCGTAGAGGTTAACAAGAACATGCCACGTTGCCTTGGTGGATTTGAAGAGGGAGTTCATATCTCTAAGGTAGACGCTATCGTAGAGGGAGATAATCCAGCTATCCTTGAAATGGGTGGCGGCGCTGCTCCTACAGATGTAGATAAGGCTGTTGCTAAGCTTATCGTTGAGGAAATTCCAAACGGTGCATGCTTACAGCTTGGCATTGGCGGTATGCCAAATACAGTAGGCGCCATGATTGCTGATTCAGACTTGAAAGATTTGGGAGTTCATACAGAAATGTATGTTGATGCATTTGTTGATATTGCAAAGGCTGGAAAGATTAACGGTTCAAAGAAGAATATTGATAGATTCCGTCAGACTTATGCATTCGGTGCAGGTACAAAAAAGATGTACGATTACATGGATGAGAATCCAGAGCTTATGAGTGCTCCTGTTGATTATACAAATGATATTCGCCAGATTTCAGCACTTGATAATTTCATTTCTATCAACAATGCTGTTGATGTGGATTTGTTCGGTCAGATTAATGCTGAGTCAGCTGGAACAAAGCACATTTCTGGTGCAGGTGGACAGCTTGATTTTGTACTTGGTGCTTATCTTTCAAATGGTGGAAAGAGCTTTGTATGTCTTTCATCTACATTTACAACAAAGGATGGCACAGTAAAGAGCCGTATTCGTCCTACACTTGCTGAGGGCTCAATTGTTACGGATACTCGTGCTAATACACACTATCTTGTTACAGAGTATGGCAAGGTTTGCTTGAAGGGACTTTCAGCCTGGGAGCGTGCAGAAAAGATTATCGGTATTGCACATCCTGATTTCCGTGATGAGCTTATTGCTGAGGCTGAGAAGATGCACATCTGGAGACGTTCAAATAAATAA